A single window of Mangifera indica cultivar Alphonso chromosome 18, CATAS_Mindica_2.1, whole genome shotgun sequence DNA harbors:
- the LOC123201579 gene encoding uncharacterized protein LOC123201579 has product MTAQLSAAGGYMVGFDVFLTHLSVFLVLYWFMTRSQNLELLDFDPEIERTFRRRRRERRVRQKVAMEDNINNHRALRDYVVPTAHDGYFSVVRPAVVANNFEIKPSIVQMVQQNQFGGLENEVPHVHLSRFSYICDTFKMKGVSEDVIKLRLFPFSLKDRATSWLDSRAPGAFTTWQALSEAFLAKYFPPGKIVKLRNEIATFCRRDDESLYEAWERFKDLQRQCPHHGLPDWIVVQTFYNGLSHLLKSILDAAANGSLMGKTFDVALHLIEEMTSNSCR; this is encoded by the exons ATGACTGCCCAGCTTTCTGCTGCAGGTGGCTATATGGTTGGATTTGATGTTTTCCTTACTCATCTGAGTGTCTTCCTT GTACTTTATTGGTTTATGACCAGATCTCAAAATCTagaattattggattttgaccCAGAAATCGAGAGAACCTTTAGAAGACGTAGAAGAGAAAGACGAGTAAGACAAAAAGTTGCCATGGAAGATAACATCAACAATCATCGAGCTCTTCGTGATTATGTTGTACCTACTGCACATGATGGTTATTTTAGTGTAGTGAGGCCCGCTGTGGTTGCTaacaattttgagattaaacctTCTATTGTTCAGATGGTGCAACAAAACCAATTTGGAGGGTTAGAAAATGAAGTTCCACACGTCCACCTGTCACGTTTCTCTTATATATGTGACACCTTCAAAATGAAGGGGGTTTCTGAAGATGTAATCAAATTGAGgctatttccattttctttgaaggATAGGGCAACATCTTGGTTGGATTCTAGGGCACCTGGTGCATTCACTACTTGGCAAGCACTTTCTGAAGCTTTCCTTGCAAAATACTTTCCACCTGGTAAAATAGTCAAATTAAGAAATGAGATTGCCACTTTTTGCCGAAGGGATGATGAGTCTTTATATGAAGCTTGGGAAAGGTTCAAAGATCTACAGAGACAATGTCCCCATCATGGTTTGCCTGACTGGATAGTTGTTCAAACTTTCTATAATGGTCTTTCTCACTTGTTGAAGAGTATTTTGGACGCAGCTGCTAATGGGTCATTAATGGGTAAAACATTTGACGTGGCTTTGCACTTGATTGAAGAAATGACTTCCAATAGTTGTCGATGA